A genomic stretch from Arachis stenosperma cultivar V10309 chromosome 3, arast.V10309.gnm1.PFL2, whole genome shotgun sequence includes:
- the LOC130966597 gene encoding pollen receptor-like kinase 4, producing MAFTVCSSYCITISIVLVVCGVVVVPSHGATESELLLAVKDKLQNTKELSSWTPSTTPCSGRKANWKGVLCNNGVVTGLQLEGMGLKGVIDIDSLKGLPNLRTISFMNNELEGPMPQINKLNGLRSVYLSNNKFSGVLPDNAFQGMVWLKKIYLSNNKLTGPIPEGSLTKLPKLMELKLDGNQFTGPVPNLPQTSLTSLSFANNKLQGPIPDSMSKMPSASFSGNEELCGPPLGECKNQSQDQNQNNDDKRKHTTMSIVVVVVAVVVALIVIAVVMFILFYRRKQAKKRETESSMESQEIGAPQLRKGKSNQFGNEIRSRSIRSVSSNHSRRGGDHMKLSFIREDGEKFELHDLLRASAEIMGSGCFSSSYKASLPKGQMIVVKRYKQMNNVGRDEFHEHMRRIGRLNHPNLLPLVAYYYRKEEKLLVTDLVKNGSLAVRLHGYQSLGLESLDWPARLKIVKGITKGLEYLFKDLPSLIAPHGNLKSCNILLTESLEPLLCDYGLIPLINQELAKDIMVVYKSPEYLNNGRITKKTDVWCLGILILEILTGKFPENFLQQGKGSEVSLASWVRSIAPEEWTKEVFDKELMGAIKTSEGEMVKLLNIAMACCEEDLEKRWDLKEAVEKIEEIREKDQEDDFFTVADDADVGSTRTLSGEINF from the exons ATGGCATTCACTGTTTGTAGCTCTTATTGCATCACAATATCCATTGTTCTCGTAGTGTGCGGTGTTGTTGTTGTTCCCTCTCACGGAGCCACAGAATCGGAACTGCTCCTCGCCGTGAAGGATAAATTACAGAACACCAAAGAGTTATCTTCATGGACACCATCTACGACTCCGTGTTCAGGTAGAAAAGCAAACTGGAAAGGTGTTCTTTGCAATAATGGGGTAGTAACCGGGCTGCAGCTTGAGGGTATGGGGCTCAAGGGTGTCATTGATATCGATTCTCTCAAGGGTTTACCAAATCTTAGAACCATAAGTTTCATGAATAATGAACTTGAGGGTCCAATGCCACAAATCAACAAGCTAAACGGTTTGAGGTCGGTATACCTTTCAAACAATAAGTTTTCTGGTGTTCTTCCGGACAACGCCTTCCAAGGCATGGTATGGTTGAAGAAAATCTATTTGTCAAACAATAAGCTTACGGGTCCTATTCCGGAAGGTTCTCTGACCAAATTGCCAAAGCTTATGGAGTTGAAGTTGGATGGCAATCAATTTACTGGGCCTGTTCCCAACTTGCCACAGACTTCATTGACCTCACTTAGCTTCGCAAACAACAAGTTGCAAGGCCCAATTCCAGATTCCATGTCCAAGATGCCCTCTGCTTCCTTTTCTG GTAATGAAGAGTTATGTGGACCGCCTTTGGGAGAATGTAAGAACCAGAGCCAAGACCAGAATCAGAATAACGACGACAAGAGGAAGCACACAACCATGAGCATTGTTGTGGTTGTCGTAGCTGTGGTGGTGGCATTGATAGTGATTGCAGTAGTAATGTTCATCCTTTTTTACCGTAGgaaacaagcgaaaaaacgagaAACAGAATCATCGATGGAGAGTCAAGAAATAGGCGCACCGCAACTGAGGAAAGGTAAATCAAATCAATTTGGGAATGAGATCAGAAGCAGGTCAATTAGATCGGTAAGCTCCAACCACAGCAGAAGAGGAGGGGATCACATGAAGTTGTCGTTCATAAGGGAAGACGGAGAGAAATTCGAGCTGCACGATTTGCTGAGAGCTTCGGCTGAGATCATGGGAAGTGGATGTTTCAGTTCTTCATACAAGGCTTCTCTACCCAAAGGGCAAATGATAGTGGTGAAGAGGTACAAGCAGATGAACAATGTAGGAAGGGACGAGTTCCATGAACACATGAGAAGGATTGGAAGGTTGAATCACCCAAATCTGCTTCCTCTTGTGGCTTACTACTACAGAAAGGAGGAGAAGCTCTTGGTTACTGACTTAGTTAAGAATGGAAGCTTGGCTGTTCGCCTTCATG GGTACCAAAGTCTTGGACTAGAAAGTCTTGATTGGCCAGCGAGGTTGAAGATTGTGAAAGGAATAACCAAAGGTCTTGAATATCTATTCAAGGACTTGCCAAGCCTTATAGCACCACATGGAAACCTTAAATCCTGCAATATTCTTCTAACAGAATCTCTTGAGCCACTCCTCTGTGACTACGGATTGATTCCACTTATAAACCAGGAACTCGCCAAGGACATCATGGTTGTGTACAAGTCCCCAGAGTACTTGAACAATGGAAGAATCACAAAGAAGACTGACGTGTGGTGCCTTGGAATCTTGATCCTGGAGATTCTCACTGGAAAGTTCCCTGAGAATTTCTTGCAGCAGGGTAAAGGGAGCGAGGTGAGTCTCGCAAGTTGGGTTCGTTCCATTGCCCCAGAAGAATGGACCAAGGAGGTCTTTGATAAGGAGTTAATGGGAGCGATCAAGACCAGTGAGGGAGAGATGGTGAAGCTGTTGAATATTGCGATGGCGTGTTGTGAAGAGGATTTGGAGAAAAGGTGGGACTTGAAAGAAGCAGTTGAGAAGATTGAAGAGATTAGAGAGAAGGATCAAGAAGATGATTTCTTCACTGTTGCTGATGATGCGGATGTAGGGTCTACAAGGACTTTGTCTGGTGAAATCAATTTCTAG
- the LOC130969527 gene encoding uncharacterized protein LOC130969527 isoform X3 — MSAIVKYTSIFIPFHTSPGTPFRRRFITTTITVHRTLLHRHRHRRPKHQMDMDMNKDKHSEVEIESHVHYNHTLPSKYVRWTARESFQFMYARPWHPVNDFYLNIVRGTHSFSILFGPQTVLGQNDPGIPALSDETELESVSSEDRHGRWARVTFKIVLSYHGASFDGWQKQPGLSTVQSIVEGSLGKFVDEKKTQLLKDKGLPVEGCAVVAGRTDKGVTALQQVCSFYTWRKDVKPREVEDAINSAAPGKLRVISVSEVSRAFHPNFSAKWRRYLYIFPLTDGDYMDQSGGNEDLCANNGCNGIHDSANEDELESEQKSYVFSVRKVNRLLRQLEGKLLSYKMFARDTKASRNEGPPTECFLYHARAMEIRLATFHFILIGLQ, encoded by the exons ATGAGTGCTATTGTCAAATACACATCTATTTTCATTCCTTTTCACACATCTCCGGGAACCCCCTTCCGACGGCGATTTATAACCACCACCATAACCGTCCACAGAACCCTGCTGCATCGACATCGACATCGACGCCCCAAGCACCAGATGGATATGGATATGAATAAGGATAAGCACAGCGAAGTAGAGATTGAAAGTCACGTGCACTACAACCATACCCTTCCCTCAAAATACGTCAGATGGACCGCTAGAGAGAGCTTCCAATTCATGTATGCAAGGCCCTGGCACCCAGTCAACGATTTTTATCTCAATATTGTTCGTGGCACCCActctttttcaattctttttggCCCTCAG ACAGTTCTTGGTCAGAATGATCCTGGAATTCCAGCACTTTCTGATGAGACTGAGTTGGAAAGTGTTTCATCCGAAGATCGCCATGGAAGGTGGGCAAGAGTAACTTTCAAAATTGTTCTTTCATACCACGGGGCTTCTTTTGATGGGTGGCAAAAGCAACCAGGATTGAGTACCGTTCAAAG TATAGTAGAAGGTTCACTTGGCAAATTTGTTGATGAAAAGAAAACTCAACTGCTCAAGGACAAAGGTTTGCCTGTTGAAGGCTGTGCTGTTGTTGCAGGTCGTACTGACAAAGGGGTGACAGCACTTCAACAAGTCTGTTCTTTCT ATACTTGGAGGAAGGATGTTAAACCAAGAGAGGTTGAGGATGCAATCAATAGTGCAGCACCCGGAAAACTTAGGGTCATATCAGTTTCTGAG GTATCCCGTGCCTTTCATCCTAATTTCTCAGCCAAATGGAGACGTTACCTTTATATTTTCCCTCTCACTGATGGAGACTACATGGACCAAAGTGGTGGAAATGAGGACTTATGTGCCAATAACGGATGTAATGGTATTCATGATTCTGCCAACGAGGATGAGCTAGAAAGTGAACAGAAATCTTATGTGTTCAGTGTAAGAAAGGTAAACCGGCTTCTGCGACAATTAGAAGGAAAATTGTTATCCTACAAGATGTTTGCCCGTGATACAAAAGCTTCAAGAAATGA AGGTCCACCAACTGAGTGTTTTCTTTACCATGCGAGAGCTATGGAGATAAGACTGGCTACT TTTCACTTTATATTGATAGGACTACAATGA
- the LOC130969527 gene encoding uncharacterized protein LOC130969527 isoform X1 gives MSAIVKYTSIFIPFHTSPGTPFRRRFITTTITVHRTLLHRHRHRRPKHQMDMDMNKDKHSEVEIESHVHYNHTLPSKYVRWTARESFQFMYARPWHPVNDFYLNIVRGTHSFSILFGPQTVLGQNDPGIPALSDETELESVSSEDRHGRWARVTFKIVLSYHGASFDGWQKQPGLSTVQSIVEGSLGKFVDEKKTQLLKDKGLPVEGCAVVAGRTDKGVTALQQVCSFYTWRKDVKPREVEDAINSAAPGKLRVISVSEVSRAFHPNFSAKWRRYLYIFPLTDGDYMDQSGGNEDLCANNGCNGIHDSANEDELESEQKSYVFSVRKVNRLLRQLEGKLLSYKMFARDTKASRNEGPPTECFLYHARAMEIRLATDYNEETRVMCVELVANRFLRKMVRVLVATSIREAAAGAEDDALLQLMDATCRRATAPPAPPDGLCLVDVGYTEFDGKKCFVPKE, from the exons ATGAGTGCTATTGTCAAATACACATCTATTTTCATTCCTTTTCACACATCTCCGGGAACCCCCTTCCGACGGCGATTTATAACCACCACCATAACCGTCCACAGAACCCTGCTGCATCGACATCGACATCGACGCCCCAAGCACCAGATGGATATGGATATGAATAAGGATAAGCACAGCGAAGTAGAGATTGAAAGTCACGTGCACTACAACCATACCCTTCCCTCAAAATACGTCAGATGGACCGCTAGAGAGAGCTTCCAATTCATGTATGCAAGGCCCTGGCACCCAGTCAACGATTTTTATCTCAATATTGTTCGTGGCACCCActctttttcaattctttttggCCCTCAG ACAGTTCTTGGTCAGAATGATCCTGGAATTCCAGCACTTTCTGATGAGACTGAGTTGGAAAGTGTTTCATCCGAAGATCGCCATGGAAGGTGGGCAAGAGTAACTTTCAAAATTGTTCTTTCATACCACGGGGCTTCTTTTGATGGGTGGCAAAAGCAACCAGGATTGAGTACCGTTCAAAG TATAGTAGAAGGTTCACTTGGCAAATTTGTTGATGAAAAGAAAACTCAACTGCTCAAGGACAAAGGTTTGCCTGTTGAAGGCTGTGCTGTTGTTGCAGGTCGTACTGACAAAGGGGTGACAGCACTTCAACAAGTCTGTTCTTTCT ATACTTGGAGGAAGGATGTTAAACCAAGAGAGGTTGAGGATGCAATCAATAGTGCAGCACCCGGAAAACTTAGGGTCATATCAGTTTCTGAG GTATCCCGTGCCTTTCATCCTAATTTCTCAGCCAAATGGAGACGTTACCTTTATATTTTCCCTCTCACTGATGGAGACTACATGGACCAAAGTGGTGGAAATGAGGACTTATGTGCCAATAACGGATGTAATGGTATTCATGATTCTGCCAACGAGGATGAGCTAGAAAGTGAACAGAAATCTTATGTGTTCAGTGTAAGAAAGGTAAACCGGCTTCTGCGACAATTAGAAGGAAAATTGTTATCCTACAAGATGTTTGCCCGTGATACAAAAGCTTCAAGAAATGA AGGTCCACCAACTGAGTGTTTTCTTTACCATGCGAGAGCTATGGAGATAAGACTGGCTACT GACTACAATGAAGAAACACGGGTTATGTGCGTTGAGCTGGTAGCTAATCGCTTTTTACGCAAG ATGGTTCGAGTCCTTGTGGCAACCTCAATTAGAGAAGCTGCTGCTGGTGCTGAAGATGATGCCTTGCTGCAGCTCATGGATGCCACGTGCCGGCGTGCCACTGCTCCACCAGCACCCCCTGATGGACTATGTCTAGTTGATGTAGGGTATACAGAATTTGACGGCAAAAAATGCTTCGTCCCCAAAGAGTAG
- the LOC130969527 gene encoding uncharacterized protein LOC130969527 isoform X2, translating to MSAIVKYTSIFIPFHTSPGTPFRRRFITTTITVHRTLLHRHRHRRPKHQMDMDMNKDKHSEVEIESHVHYNHTLPSKYVRWTARESFQFMYARPWHPVNDFYLNIVRGTHSFSILFGPQNDPGIPALSDETELESVSSEDRHGRWARVTFKIVLSYHGASFDGWQKQPGLSTVQSIVEGSLGKFVDEKKTQLLKDKGLPVEGCAVVAGRTDKGVTALQQVCSFYTWRKDVKPREVEDAINSAAPGKLRVISVSEVSRAFHPNFSAKWRRYLYIFPLTDGDYMDQSGGNEDLCANNGCNGIHDSANEDELESEQKSYVFSVRKVNRLLRQLEGKLLSYKMFARDTKASRNEGPPTECFLYHARAMEIRLATDYNEETRVMCVELVANRFLRKMVRVLVATSIREAAAGAEDDALLQLMDATCRRATAPPAPPDGLCLVDVGYTEFDGKKCFVPKE from the exons ATGAGTGCTATTGTCAAATACACATCTATTTTCATTCCTTTTCACACATCTCCGGGAACCCCCTTCCGACGGCGATTTATAACCACCACCATAACCGTCCACAGAACCCTGCTGCATCGACATCGACATCGACGCCCCAAGCACCAGATGGATATGGATATGAATAAGGATAAGCACAGCGAAGTAGAGATTGAAAGTCACGTGCACTACAACCATACCCTTCCCTCAAAATACGTCAGATGGACCGCTAGAGAGAGCTTCCAATTCATGTATGCAAGGCCCTGGCACCCAGTCAACGATTTTTATCTCAATATTGTTCGTGGCACCCActctttttcaattctttttggCCCTCAG AATGATCCTGGAATTCCAGCACTTTCTGATGAGACTGAGTTGGAAAGTGTTTCATCCGAAGATCGCCATGGAAGGTGGGCAAGAGTAACTTTCAAAATTGTTCTTTCATACCACGGGGCTTCTTTTGATGGGTGGCAAAAGCAACCAGGATTGAGTACCGTTCAAAG TATAGTAGAAGGTTCACTTGGCAAATTTGTTGATGAAAAGAAAACTCAACTGCTCAAGGACAAAGGTTTGCCTGTTGAAGGCTGTGCTGTTGTTGCAGGTCGTACTGACAAAGGGGTGACAGCACTTCAACAAGTCTGTTCTTTCT ATACTTGGAGGAAGGATGTTAAACCAAGAGAGGTTGAGGATGCAATCAATAGTGCAGCACCCGGAAAACTTAGGGTCATATCAGTTTCTGAG GTATCCCGTGCCTTTCATCCTAATTTCTCAGCCAAATGGAGACGTTACCTTTATATTTTCCCTCTCACTGATGGAGACTACATGGACCAAAGTGGTGGAAATGAGGACTTATGTGCCAATAACGGATGTAATGGTATTCATGATTCTGCCAACGAGGATGAGCTAGAAAGTGAACAGAAATCTTATGTGTTCAGTGTAAGAAAGGTAAACCGGCTTCTGCGACAATTAGAAGGAAAATTGTTATCCTACAAGATGTTTGCCCGTGATACAAAAGCTTCAAGAAATGA AGGTCCACCAACTGAGTGTTTTCTTTACCATGCGAGAGCTATGGAGATAAGACTGGCTACT GACTACAATGAAGAAACACGGGTTATGTGCGTTGAGCTGGTAGCTAATCGCTTTTTACGCAAG ATGGTTCGAGTCCTTGTGGCAACCTCAATTAGAGAAGCTGCTGCTGGTGCTGAAGATGATGCCTTGCTGCAGCTCATGGATGCCACGTGCCGGCGTGCCACTGCTCCACCAGCACCCCCTGATGGACTATGTCTAGTTGATGTAGGGTATACAGAATTTGACGGCAAAAAATGCTTCGTCCCCAAAGAGTAG